The Amycolatopsis sp. DG1A-15b genome contains the following window.
GGGCCGACGTCGACGCCCTCCGCGCGCGGGTCGCCGGTGCGCAACGCCCGGACCTCGGCGAGCACCTTCTCCGCCAGCGCGTCGAACACCGAAGTGTGCGCGTACACCCGCTGCACCGAGATGCACGACTGCCCCGCCTGGTACATCGCGAACGTCGCGATCCGCTGCGCCGCGAAGTCCAGGTCCGGCCAATCCGGGCAGACCAGGACCGCGCCGTTGCCGCCCAGCTCCAGCGCCACGTGCTTGCGCGGGACGCGGTCGCGGATCGCCCAGCCGACCGGGACCGAGCCGGTGAACGACACCACCGGCAGCCTCGGGTCCTCGACGAGACTGGACGCCGTCTCGTTGCCCACCGGCAGGATCGACCACGACCCCGCCGGGAGGTCCGCCGACGCCAGGATCTCGCCCAGCAGCAACGCCGTCAGCGGTGTCGCCGGCGCCGGCTTGAGCACGATCGGCGCGCCGACCGCGATCGCCGGCGCCACCTTGTGCGCCACCAGGTTCAGCGGGAAGTTGAACGGCGTGATGCCCAGCACCGGGCCGCGCGGCACCCGCCGGACCAGCGCCAGCCGGCCGGTGCCGCCGGGGTCCGTGTCGAGTCGCTGCAGCTCGCCCGAGAAGCGGCGAGCCTCCTCCGCCGCCCAGCGGAACGTCGAGACCGCGCGCCCCACCTCGCCGCGCGCCCACTTCAGCGGCTTGCCCGACTCCGCCGTGATGAGCGAAGCGATCTCTTCGGACCGCTCACCCAGCGAACGGGACACGTGGTCCAACGCCCCGGCGCGGACGTGCGCGGGCAGCGTCGCGAACTCGTCGGCGACGTCGTGAGCCGCCTGCACCGCGGCCTCGACGTCCGACGGAGAAGGAACGAAGTGCGACCCGGCGGAGGAGCCGTCGAACGAATGGCGGACGACGGCCGTCGCGCCGCCGGTCACCGGCTTCCCGGCGACCCAGAACGGGAACGTCATGCGCGGACCTCCGTCCGGACCGCGTGTTCGAGCACCGAGAGGCCCTCGTCGAGCAGGTCGTCGGCCAGCGACAGCGGCGGCAGCAGCCGGACGACGTTGCCGTAGGTCCCGCAGGTCAGCACGACGACCCCGGCGCGGTGACAGGCCGCCGCGACGCGCTTGGTGAGGTCGGCGTCGGGCTCCGCCGAACCGGGCTTGACGAACTCCGCGGCCAGCATCGCGCCGCGTCCGCGGACGT
Protein-coding sequences here:
- a CDS encoding aldehyde dehydrogenase family protein, coding for MTFPFWVAGKPVTGGATAVVRHSFDGSSAGSHFVPSPSDVEAAVQAAHDVADEFATLPAHVRAGALDHVSRSLGERSEEIASLITAESGKPLKWARGEVGRAVSTFRWAAEEARRFSGELQRLDTDPGGTGRLALVRRVPRGPVLGITPFNFPLNLVAHKVAPAIAVGAPIVLKPAPATPLTALLLGEILASADLPAGSWSILPVGNETASSLVEDPRLPVVSFTGSVPVGWAIRDRVPRKHVALELGGNGAVLVCPDWPDLDFAAQRIATFAMYQAGQSCISVQRVYAHTSVFDALAEKVLAEVRALRTGDPRAEGVDVGPLINVDAANRVSSWIAAAVSSGGRLLTGGGQSGATVEPTVLADVPEDAPVMAEEVFGPVVSLVRVPSVADGVARINASRFGLQAGVFTRDVPTAFSVSAALKVGGVIVGDVPSFRADQMPYGGVKDSGVGREGPAAAMADFTEERVTVLTGLTL